In Helianthus annuus cultivar XRQ/B chromosome 8, HanXRQr2.0-SUNRISE, whole genome shotgun sequence, a single genomic region encodes these proteins:
- the LOC110900545 gene encoding uncharacterized protein LOC110900545: MRQWHWVELFNDYECDIHYHPGKANVVADALSRKEREKPLDVRALRLTIQMSLTSQICKAQREVLREENLRGERLRGLECELIPNADGVMYFINQIWVPLRGNLRELVMNEARKSSYHASIKVAPFEALYGRKYRSPLRWAEVGERQLTGPELIQETTDKVALIMGRLKVVANQQKSYADNRRKSLQFQVGDRVLLKVSPWKGVIRFGKGRKLSPRYIGPFEILSRVGPIAYRLELPQELDGVHDVFQVSNLKKCLSDETLIIPPNEVQIDNKLRFIEERVEVLDEKIQKLRRS; the protein is encoded by the exons atgagacaatgGCATTGGGTAGAATTGTTCAATGACTATGAGTGTGATATCCATTATCACCccggcaaagccaacgttgtcgCAGATGCCCTTAGTAGGAAGGAACGAGAAAAGCCTTTAGATGTTCGTGCATTGCGATTAACCATTCAGATGAGTTTGACTTCTCAGATTTGCAAGGCACAACGAGAAGTTTTAAGAGAAGAGAATTTGAGAGGAGAACGTTTGAGGGGATTGGAGTGTGAATTGATACCGAATGCAGATGGAGTGATGTACTTTATAAATCAGATTTGGGTTCCATTGAGAGGAAACCTACGTGAGCTGGTAATGAATGAAGCTCGGAAATCCAG ttaccacgCTAGTATCAAAGTCGCcccgttcgaagctctttacggtAGGAAGTATCGTTCGCCCCTccgttgggcagaagttggtgaaaGGCAATTAACCGGCCCCGAACTTATtcaggaaaccaccgacaaggtTGCCTTGATCATGGGAAGGTTGAAAGTTGTCGCTAATCaacaaaagagctatgcggataaTCGGAGGAAGTCGTTacagtttcaagtcggagatcgtgtATTGCtaaaggtgtcaccctggaagggtgtaatTAGGTTTGGGAAGGGGAGAAAGCTGAGTCCGCGCTACATAGGTCCTTTTGAAATCCTATCTCGAGTTGGACCGATCGCTTATAGACTCGAGCTGCCTCAGGAGTTGGacggagtacatgatgtgtttcaggtttccaatctgaagaagtgtttatCTGATGAAACACTGATCATACCCCCTAATGAGGTTCAAATAGACAATAAACTTAGATTTATTGAAGAACGGGTTGAAGTATTGGATGAGAAGATCCAGAAACTTAGGAGGAGTTGA